Proteins co-encoded in one Populus trichocarpa isolate Nisqually-1 chromosome 10, P.trichocarpa_v4.1, whole genome shotgun sequence genomic window:
- the LOC7498022 gene encoding ethylene receptor 2 isoform X3 — protein MKVREFMLKKKAWDLGREVGIIMKQKEAGLHVRMLTQEIRKSLDRHTILYTTLVELSKTLGLQNCAVWMPNEIRTQMDLTHELNRGNYLSSDNLSIPITDPDVLRIKQSEAVNMLRPDSALAAASHGESGEPGPVAAIRMPTLRVCNFKGGTPEIIEACYAILVLVLPGGQPRSWTNQEVEIIKVVADQVAVALSHAAVLEESQLMREKLEEQNRALQQARKNAMMASKARGAFQKVMSDGMKRPMHSILGLISMIQDGNLSGEQRIIVDAMMRTSNVLSTLINDVIEISTKDSGRFPLEIRSFGLHAMIKEAACLAKCLCVYRGFCFSIEVDKSLPDHVMGDERRVFQVILHMVGNLLDHNNGGGSAVLRVFSENGSQERNDQKWTAWRQSISDGDVYIRFEFAINSSVSESEGSTSMSQLSGKRYASDGVEEGLSFSICKKLVHLMQGKIWMVPNSQGLAESMGFVLRFQLRPSISIAISESGESSEHPHSNSLFRGLQVLLADADDLNRAVTRRLLEKLGCSVATVSSGFDCLSAIGPAASSFQIVLLDLQMPELDGFEIAVRIRKFRSRSWPLIIALTASSDDEVWDKCKQIGINGVIRKPVVLQGIANELRRVVLLANKAV, from the exons A TGAAGGTGAGAGAATTCATGTTGAAGAAGAAGGCATGGGATCTTGGTCGTGAAGTTGGGATTATAATGAAACAGAAAGAAGCTGGGTTGCATGTTCGAATGCTTACTCAAGAGATTCGAAAATCGCTTGATAGACATACGATTCTGTATACTACCCTTGTTGAGTTATCAAAGACATTGGGGTTGCAAAATTGTGCTGTTTGGATGCCTAATGAAATCAGAACCCAGATGGACTTGACTCATGAGTTAAATAGAGGTAATTATTTGAGTTCAGATAATCTTTCAATTCCAATCACTGATCCTGATGTTCTTAGGATTAAACAAAGTGAAGCAGTAAACATGCTTAGGCCTGACTCTGCACTTGCTGCTGCAAGCCATGGGGAGTCTGGTGAGCCAGGGCCTGTAGCTGCAATTCGAATGCCGACACTTCGTGTCTGCAATTTCAAAGGAGGGACTCCTGAGATAATTGAGGCCTGTTATGCAATATTGGTGTTGGTTCTCCCAGGTGGACAACCCAGATCTTGGACCAACCAGGAAGTAGAGATAATTAAGGTGGTAGCTGATCAGGTGGCTGTGGCTCTCTCCCATGCTGCAGTTCTTGAAGAGTCCCAGCTTATGAGGGAGAAGTTGGAGGAGCAAAACCGAGCTCTACAACAGGCCAGAAAGAATGCAATGATGGCAAGCAAAGCTAGGGGTGCATTTCAGAAGGTAATGAGTGATGGGATGAAGAGGCCAATGCATTCGATCTTGGGTTTGATTTCAATGATACAGGATGGGAATTTGAGTGGTGAGCAACGAATTATTGTTGATGCAATGATGAGGACTAGCAATGTCCTATCAACGTTGATAAATGATGTGATTGAAATTTCAACAAAGGATAGTGGAAGATTTCCATTGGAGATTAGATCTTTTGGGTTACATGCCATGATCAAAGAAGCAGCTTGCCTTGCCAAATGCTTGTGTGTTTATAGgggcttttgtttttcaattgaggTTGACAAGTCCCTGCCGGATCATGTTATGGGCGATGAAAGGAGGGTTTTTCAGGTGATTTTACATATGGTTGGGAACCTACTTGATCACAACAATGGAGGAGGGTCTGCAGTGCTTCGGGTTTTCTCTGAGAATGGAAGTCAGGAGAGGAATGATCAGAAATGGACAGCGTGGAGGCAAAGCATTTCTGATGGGGATGTATATATCAGATTTGAATTTGCAATAAACAGTAGTGTTTCTGAGTCAGAGGGCTCAACTTCAATGTCGCAACTTAGTGGTAAGAGGTATGCCAGTGACGGTGTTGAGGAGGGCTTGAGCTTCAGCATCTGCAAAAAGCTGGTCCAT TTGATGCAGGGTAAGATCTGGATGGTGCCCAATTCTCAAGGCCTTGCTGAAAGCATGGGGTTTGTTCTTCGGTTTCAGCTTCGACCATCCATATCAATAGCCATCTCTGAATCTGGAGAATCCTCAGAGCACCCACATTCCAACTCTCTGTTCAGAGGTTTGCAGGTTCTATTAGCTGATGCTGATGATTTGAACAGAGCTGTGACTCGGAGGCTGCTTGAGAAGCTAGGTTGCAGTGTTGCTACTGTTTCATCTGGGTTTGACTGCCTTAGTGCTATTGGTCCAGCTGCATCTTCTTTCCAAATAGTTCTTTTGGATCTTCAGATGCCTGAGTTGGATGGATTTGAAATTGCTGTGAGAATCCGGAAGTTTAGAAGTCGAAGTTGGCCTTTGATCATTGCCTTGACAGCAAGTTCTGATGACGAAGTGTGGGACAAATGCAAGCAGATTGGAATCAATGGAGTCATTCGGAAACCAGTTGTTCTACAAGGAATTGCCAATGAGCTACGAAGAGTCGTGCTTCTGGCAAACAAGGCTGTTTGA
- the LOC7498022 gene encoding ethylene receptor 2 isoform X1: MAAMLKALAPGLLLIFLFLISASANDNEFSRCNCEDEGSLWSIDSILESQRVSDFLIAVAYFSIPIELLYFVSCSNVPFKWVLFEFIAFIVLCGLTHLINGMTYGPHTFQLMLALTVFKILTALVSCATAITLFTLIPLLLKVKVREFMLKKKAWDLGREVGIIMKQKEAGLHVRMLTQEIRKSLDRHTILYTTLVELSKTLGLQNCAVWMPNEIRTQMDLTHELNRGNYLSSDNLSIPITDPDVLRIKQSEAVNMLRPDSALAAASHGESGEPGPVAAIRMPTLRVCNFKGGTPEIIEACYAILVLVLPGGQPRSWTNQEVEIIKVVADQVAVALSHAAVLEESQLMREKLEEQNRALQQARKNAMMASKARGAFQKVMSDGMKRPMHSILGLISMIQDGNLSGEQRIIVDAMMRTSNVLSTLINDVIEISTKDSGRFPLEIRSFGLHAMIKEAACLAKCLCVYRGFCFSIEVDKSLPDHVMGDERRVFQVILHMVGNLLDHNNGGGSAVLRVFSENGSQERNDQKWTAWRQSISDGDVYIRFEFAINSSVSESEGSTSMSQLSGKRYASDGVEEGLSFSICKKLVHLMQGKIWMVPNSQGLAESMGFVLRFQLRPSISIAISESGESSEHPHSNSLFRGLQVLLADADDLNRAVTRRLLEKLGCSVATVSSGFDCLSAIGPAASSFQIVLLDLQMPELDGFEIAVRIRKFRSRSWPLIIALTASSDDEVWDKCKQIGINGVIRKPVVLQGIANELRRVVLLANKAV, translated from the exons ATGGCCGCAATGTTAAAAGCATTAGCTCCTGGGCtgctgttgatttttttattcctgatatCAGCATCTGCGAACGACAACGAATTTTCACGATGTAATTGTGAAGATGAGGGCAGTTTATGGAGCATAGACAGTATTCTTGAGAGCCAAAGAGTGAGTGATTTCTTGATTGCTGTGGCCTATTTTTCAATCCCTATTGAGCTGCTGTACTTCGTTAGCTGCTCAAATGTCCCATTTAAATGGGTTCTCTTTGAGTTCATTGCTTTCATTGTTCTATGTGGATTGACCCATTTGATCAATGGCATGACCTATGGCCCCCACACATTTCAGCTTATGCTTGCCCTAACTGTCTTCAAGATATTAACTGCTCTGGTTTCTTGTGCCACTGCGATTACTCTTTTCACTCTCATTCCTTTGCTTCTCAAAGTGAAGGTGAGAGAATTCATGTTGAAGAAGAAGGCATGGGATCTTGGTCGTGAAGTTGGGATTATAATGAAACAGAAAGAAGCTGGGTTGCATGTTCGAATGCTTACTCAAGAGATTCGAAAATCGCTTGATAGACATACGATTCTGTATACTACCCTTGTTGAGTTATCAAAGACATTGGGGTTGCAAAATTGTGCTGTTTGGATGCCTAATGAAATCAGAACCCAGATGGACTTGACTCATGAGTTAAATAGAGGTAATTATTTGAGTTCAGATAATCTTTCAATTCCAATCACTGATCCTGATGTTCTTAGGATTAAACAAAGTGAAGCAGTAAACATGCTTAGGCCTGACTCTGCACTTGCTGCTGCAAGCCATGGGGAGTCTGGTGAGCCAGGGCCTGTAGCTGCAATTCGAATGCCGACACTTCGTGTCTGCAATTTCAAAGGAGGGACTCCTGAGATAATTGAGGCCTGTTATGCAATATTGGTGTTGGTTCTCCCAGGTGGACAACCCAGATCTTGGACCAACCAGGAAGTAGAGATAATTAAGGTGGTAGCTGATCAGGTGGCTGTGGCTCTCTCCCATGCTGCAGTTCTTGAAGAGTCCCAGCTTATGAGGGAGAAGTTGGAGGAGCAAAACCGAGCTCTACAACAGGCCAGAAAGAATGCAATGATGGCAAGCAAAGCTAGGGGTGCATTTCAGAAGGTAATGAGTGATGGGATGAAGAGGCCAATGCATTCGATCTTGGGTTTGATTTCAATGATACAGGATGGGAATTTGAGTGGTGAGCAACGAATTATTGTTGATGCAATGATGAGGACTAGCAATGTCCTATCAACGTTGATAAATGATGTGATTGAAATTTCAACAAAGGATAGTGGAAGATTTCCATTGGAGATTAGATCTTTTGGGTTACATGCCATGATCAAAGAAGCAGCTTGCCTTGCCAAATGCTTGTGTGTTTATAGgggcttttgtttttcaattgaggTTGACAAGTCCCTGCCGGATCATGTTATGGGCGATGAAAGGAGGGTTTTTCAGGTGATTTTACATATGGTTGGGAACCTACTTGATCACAACAATGGAGGAGGGTCTGCAGTGCTTCGGGTTTTCTCTGAGAATGGAAGTCAGGAGAGGAATGATCAGAAATGGACAGCGTGGAGGCAAAGCATTTCTGATGGGGATGTATATATCAGATTTGAATTTGCAATAAACAGTAGTGTTTCTGAGTCAGAGGGCTCAACTTCAATGTCGCAACTTAGTGGTAAGAGGTATGCCAGTGACGGTGTTGAGGAGGGCTTGAGCTTCAGCATCTGCAAAAAGCTGGTCCAT TTGATGCAGGGTAAGATCTGGATGGTGCCCAATTCTCAAGGCCTTGCTGAAAGCATGGGGTTTGTTCTTCGGTTTCAGCTTCGACCATCCATATCAATAGCCATCTCTGAATCTGGAGAATCCTCAGAGCACCCACATTCCAACTCTCTGTTCAGAGGTTTGCAGGTTCTATTAGCTGATGCTGATGATTTGAACAGAGCTGTGACTCGGAGGCTGCTTGAGAAGCTAGGTTGCAGTGTTGCTACTGTTTCATCTGGGTTTGACTGCCTTAGTGCTATTGGTCCAGCTGCATCTTCTTTCCAAATAGTTCTTTTGGATCTTCAGATGCCTGAGTTGGATGGATTTGAAATTGCTGTGAGAATCCGGAAGTTTAGAAGTCGAAGTTGGCCTTTGATCATTGCCTTGACAGCAAGTTCTGATGACGAAGTGTGGGACAAATGCAAGCAGATTGGAATCAATGGAGTCATTCGGAAACCAGTTGTTCTACAAGGAATTGCCAATGAGCTACGAAGAGTCGTGCTTCTGGCAAACAAGGCTGTTTGA
- the LOC7498022 gene encoding ethylene receptor 2 isoform X2, with translation MAAMLKALAPGLLLIFLFLISASANDNEFSRCNCEDEGSLWSIDSILESQRVREFMLKKKAWDLGREVGIIMKQKEAGLHVRMLTQEIRKSLDRHTILYTTLVELSKTLGLQNCAVWMPNEIRTQMDLTHELNRGNYLSSDNLSIPITDPDVLRIKQSEAVNMLRPDSALAAASHGESGEPGPVAAIRMPTLRVCNFKGGTPEIIEACYAILVLVLPGGQPRSWTNQEVEIIKVVADQVAVALSHAAVLEESQLMREKLEEQNRALQQARKNAMMASKARGAFQKVMSDGMKRPMHSILGLISMIQDGNLSGEQRIIVDAMMRTSNVLSTLINDVIEISTKDSGRFPLEIRSFGLHAMIKEAACLAKCLCVYRGFCFSIEVDKSLPDHVMGDERRVFQVILHMVGNLLDHNNGGGSAVLRVFSENGSQERNDQKWTAWRQSISDGDVYIRFEFAINSSVSESEGSTSMSQLSGKRYASDGVEEGLSFSICKKLVHLMQGKIWMVPNSQGLAESMGFVLRFQLRPSISIAISESGESSEHPHSNSLFRGLQVLLADADDLNRAVTRRLLEKLGCSVATVSSGFDCLSAIGPAASSFQIVLLDLQMPELDGFEIAVRIRKFRSRSWPLIIALTASSDDEVWDKCKQIGINGVIRKPVVLQGIANELRRVVLLANKAV, from the exons ATGGCCGCAATGTTAAAAGCATTAGCTCCTGGGCtgctgttgatttttttattcctgatatCAGCATCTGCGAACGACAACGAATTTTCACGATGTAATTGTGAAGATGAGGGCAGTTTATGGAGCATAGACAGTATTCTTGAGAGCCAAAGA GTGAGAGAATTCATGTTGAAGAAGAAGGCATGGGATCTTGGTCGTGAAGTTGGGATTATAATGAAACAGAAAGAAGCTGGGTTGCATGTTCGAATGCTTACTCAAGAGATTCGAAAATCGCTTGATAGACATACGATTCTGTATACTACCCTTGTTGAGTTATCAAAGACATTGGGGTTGCAAAATTGTGCTGTTTGGATGCCTAATGAAATCAGAACCCAGATGGACTTGACTCATGAGTTAAATAGAGGTAATTATTTGAGTTCAGATAATCTTTCAATTCCAATCACTGATCCTGATGTTCTTAGGATTAAACAAAGTGAAGCAGTAAACATGCTTAGGCCTGACTCTGCACTTGCTGCTGCAAGCCATGGGGAGTCTGGTGAGCCAGGGCCTGTAGCTGCAATTCGAATGCCGACACTTCGTGTCTGCAATTTCAAAGGAGGGACTCCTGAGATAATTGAGGCCTGTTATGCAATATTGGTGTTGGTTCTCCCAGGTGGACAACCCAGATCTTGGACCAACCAGGAAGTAGAGATAATTAAGGTGGTAGCTGATCAGGTGGCTGTGGCTCTCTCCCATGCTGCAGTTCTTGAAGAGTCCCAGCTTATGAGGGAGAAGTTGGAGGAGCAAAACCGAGCTCTACAACAGGCCAGAAAGAATGCAATGATGGCAAGCAAAGCTAGGGGTGCATTTCAGAAGGTAATGAGTGATGGGATGAAGAGGCCAATGCATTCGATCTTGGGTTTGATTTCAATGATACAGGATGGGAATTTGAGTGGTGAGCAACGAATTATTGTTGATGCAATGATGAGGACTAGCAATGTCCTATCAACGTTGATAAATGATGTGATTGAAATTTCAACAAAGGATAGTGGAAGATTTCCATTGGAGATTAGATCTTTTGGGTTACATGCCATGATCAAAGAAGCAGCTTGCCTTGCCAAATGCTTGTGTGTTTATAGgggcttttgtttttcaattgaggTTGACAAGTCCCTGCCGGATCATGTTATGGGCGATGAAAGGAGGGTTTTTCAGGTGATTTTACATATGGTTGGGAACCTACTTGATCACAACAATGGAGGAGGGTCTGCAGTGCTTCGGGTTTTCTCTGAGAATGGAAGTCAGGAGAGGAATGATCAGAAATGGACAGCGTGGAGGCAAAGCATTTCTGATGGGGATGTATATATCAGATTTGAATTTGCAATAAACAGTAGTGTTTCTGAGTCAGAGGGCTCAACTTCAATGTCGCAACTTAGTGGTAAGAGGTATGCCAGTGACGGTGTTGAGGAGGGCTTGAGCTTCAGCATCTGCAAAAAGCTGGTCCAT TTGATGCAGGGTAAGATCTGGATGGTGCCCAATTCTCAAGGCCTTGCTGAAAGCATGGGGTTTGTTCTTCGGTTTCAGCTTCGACCATCCATATCAATAGCCATCTCTGAATCTGGAGAATCCTCAGAGCACCCACATTCCAACTCTCTGTTCAGAGGTTTGCAGGTTCTATTAGCTGATGCTGATGATTTGAACAGAGCTGTGACTCGGAGGCTGCTTGAGAAGCTAGGTTGCAGTGTTGCTACTGTTTCATCTGGGTTTGACTGCCTTAGTGCTATTGGTCCAGCTGCATCTTCTTTCCAAATAGTTCTTTTGGATCTTCAGATGCCTGAGTTGGATGGATTTGAAATTGCTGTGAGAATCCGGAAGTTTAGAAGTCGAAGTTGGCCTTTGATCATTGCCTTGACAGCAAGTTCTGATGACGAAGTGTGGGACAAATGCAAGCAGATTGGAATCAATGGAGTCATTCGGAAACCAGTTGTTCTACAAGGAATTGCCAATGAGCTACGAAGAGTCGTGCTTCTGGCAAACAAGGCTGTTTGA